From the genome of Dehalobacter sp. 12DCB1, one region includes:
- the lspA gene encoding signal peptidase II has product MPFLYTWVTLIIILVLDRLSKWVVQSNMTLGESQAVIPGFFHLTYILNPGAAFGMLQGQKWVLITVSVIVLAVLFYFQRKVPQGQRLMRVSMGLIGGGALGNFWDRLLTGKIIDFLDFRVWPYIFNIADSMIVIGGILLIILLMRMKEDTNDESSF; this is encoded by the coding sequence TTGCCATTTTTATATACCTGGGTAACACTGATCATTATCTTAGTCTTAGACCGTCTCAGTAAATGGGTCGTTCAAAGCAATATGACGCTGGGAGAAAGCCAGGCCGTAATCCCGGGCTTTTTCCATCTAACCTATATTTTGAATCCTGGTGCGGCCTTTGGTATGCTGCAGGGCCAAAAGTGGGTGCTGATCACTGTTTCAGTAATTGTTCTTGCCGTACTGTTCTATTTTCAAAGAAAAGTGCCGCAAGGACAAAGGCTTATGCGGGTGAGCATGGGTCTGATTGGGGGCGGAGCGCTCGGCAATTTCTGGGACCGGTTGCTTACCGGAAAAATAATTGATTTTCTTGATTTTAGGGTCTGGCCCTATATTTTTAATATCGCCGACAGCATGATTGTCATTGGCGGTATCTTGTTGATTATTCTTTTGATGCGAATGAAAGAGGATACGAATGACGAATCATCATTTTGA
- a CDS encoding YggT family protein — MIIGINGGVIRITILYWSYAIIDKVLLILEWLVIIRCILSWIPHSPSNRFIRIIYDITEPLLRPFRKIRLGNQAMMVDFAPFFAVLAIVLIKSVILWPLYKLIANLIV, encoded by the coding sequence TTGATCATAGGCATTAATGGGGGGGTAATCAGAATTACAATTCTTTATTGGAGTTATGCAATTATTGACAAGGTCCTTCTGATCCTGGAATGGCTCGTAATCATACGCTGTATTTTATCTTGGATACCTCATTCACCAAGCAATAGATTTATTCGGATCATTTACGATATCACTGAACCGCTTTTGAGGCCTTTCCGAAAAATACGGCTAGGCAACCAGGCCATGATGGTTGATTTTGCTCCGTTTTTTGCTGTCCTGGCCATCGTACTTATCAAAAGTGTGATTCTTTGGCCCCTTTATAAGCTTATTGCCAATCTCATTGTGTAG
- a CDS encoding HlyD family efflux transporter periplasmic adaptor subunit gives MAKKTRKRLNVFFIILVLSVIGLFLWDYRSSWIAGSLSFETVHQGLVEHEKTVKAVFANTETVLTAPAEGTVVLVGEEGRRFKKGESVARVIPAGVGHEQSDSGIWISAPVSGLFYSHRDGLEQIMTPENLMNMDLDRLLVQTQNDGKESEQTETAQENSQPADNSQNTTVSVSLHSPIGKIVNNLYPSWVFVYLGIPASLAVGDVVEFVIDDEEYYGTVMKLSSQPGGAVIRFSQYVQGTAENRIHEIAWRFQSSTRGLVVPASALCTSGEEKGVYVLEDGVIHYQSVIIKDSNENLACVEGLPEGIQVVVNPREGIEGMYVKS, from the coding sequence ATGGCTAAAAAAACCAGAAAAAGATTGAATGTATTTTTTATTATATTGGTTTTGTCTGTAATTGGCCTATTCCTTTGGGATTACCGGTCATCGTGGATTGCTGGCTCACTTTCGTTCGAGACTGTTCATCAGGGCCTTGTAGAACACGAAAAAACAGTAAAGGCCGTATTTGCCAATACGGAAACCGTACTGACAGCGCCAGCTGAAGGAACCGTTGTACTGGTAGGTGAGGAAGGAAGAAGATTTAAAAAGGGTGAATCAGTAGCCCGGGTGATCCCTGCCGGAGTAGGACATGAGCAATCTGACTCAGGAATATGGATAAGCGCACCGGTTTCGGGCCTGTTTTATTCACATCGGGACGGGCTGGAACAGATCATGACACCGGAAAATTTGATGAATATGGATCTAGACAGATTATTGGTCCAGACGCAAAATGATGGGAAAGAATCTGAGCAGACAGAGACTGCCCAGGAGAACAGTCAACCTGCGGATAACAGTCAGAATACCACGGTCAGTGTTAGTCTGCATTCTCCAATTGGTAAGATAGTGAACAACCTCTATCCGAGCTGGGTGTTTGTATATCTGGGAATCCCGGCTTCCCTGGCTGTTGGAGATGTTGTTGAGTTTGTGATTGATGACGAAGAATACTATGGTACGGTCATGAAGCTTTCGTCGCAACCTGGAGGAGCAGTGATCCGCTTTAGTCAATATGTGCAAGGTACCGCGGAGAACAGGATACACGAAATTGCCTGGAGATTTCAGTCCTCGACCAGGGGCTTGGTCGTTCCGGCCAGTGCCTTGTGCACCTCCGGTGAGGAAAAGGGAGTCTATGTCCTGGAGGATGGCGTGATCCACTACCAGAGTGTCATCATCAAGGACAGCAATGAAAATTTAGCCTGTGTCGAAGGTCTTCCGGAGGGTATCCAGGTTGTCGTTAATCCGCGAGAAGGTATTGAAGGCATGTATGTGAAGTCCTGA
- the sigG gene encoding RNA polymerase sporulation sigma factor SigG, whose protein sequence is MVLNKVEICGVNTSKLPVLSGAKMKELFLKFQAGDKSAREQLVRGNLRLVLSVIQRFSNRGEHVDDLFQVGCIGLMKAIDNFDLGQNVKFSTYAVPMIIGEIRRYLRDNNPIRVSRSLRDIAYKALQVRDKLASECSREPTINEIAEKLEISHEDVIFALDAIQEPVSLFEPIYHDGGDPIFVMDQIGDDKQSDRLWLESISIKEGMSKLGEREKKIISLRFFQGKTQMEVAEEIGISQAQVSRLEKAALKYMRKHV, encoded by the coding sequence ATGGTCTTAAACAAGGTTGAGATCTGCGGAGTGAATACGTCCAAACTGCCCGTCTTAAGTGGTGCCAAGATGAAAGAACTGTTTTTGAAATTTCAAGCCGGGGACAAGTCGGCCCGTGAACAGCTAGTCCGGGGAAATCTTCGCCTGGTGCTCAGCGTGATTCAGCGGTTCAGCAATAGAGGGGAGCATGTGGACGACCTTTTTCAGGTAGGCTGTATTGGCCTGATGAAGGCAATCGACAATTTTGACCTTGGTCAGAACGTCAAGTTTTCTACCTACGCTGTCCCAATGATTATTGGGGAGATACGGCGCTATTTAAGGGACAATAATCCGATCAGAGTCAGCAGATCTTTGCGGGATATCGCCTATAAAGCCCTGCAGGTTCGGGACAAGTTGGCGTCCGAGTGCTCGCGGGAGCCGACAATCAATGAGATTGCCGAAAAACTGGAAATTTCCCATGAAGATGTTATCTTTGCGCTCGATGCAATCCAGGAACCCGTGTCGCTTTTTGAACCGATCTATCATGACGGCGGTGATCCGATTTTTGTTATGGATCAGATCGGTGATGACAAACAGTCGGACAGACTTTGGTTGGAATCAATTTCGATCAAGGAAGGTATGAGCAAACTCGGAGAAAGGGAAAAAAAGATTATCTCGCTACGTTTCTTTCAGGGCAAGACCCAGATGGAAGTGGCCGAAGAAATTGGGATTTCCCAGGCCCAGGTCTCCCGCCTGGAAAAAGCAGCTCTGAAGTATATGCGTAAGCATGTCTGA
- the pgeF gene encoding peptidoglycan editing factor PgeF has protein sequence MAWERQTVGELAYLTIPKWSLHGVTAVFSTRGGGVGSPPYSSLNMALHVGDMIEDVLHNRRIFLAGIGRSPEDCVAAEQVHGTAIRFVTETDRGRGMQNLVSALPCCDGILTAQDVGLLSFYADCVPVFFFHPRSRIIGLAHAGWRGTAGNIVQEMVNRIIQAGANAEECLAAVGPCIGPCCYVIGDSVASIFREKWNEPSVLSETAPGEYSLDLQEANRQLLISAGIRAENILIAQMCTSCHPGEFFSYRREGITGRMAAYIGFS, from the coding sequence ATGGCATGGGAAAGACAAACGGTCGGGGAACTGGCTTACCTGACAATTCCTAAATGGTCCCTTCACGGAGTAACCGCCGTGTTCTCGACCAGGGGCGGAGGCGTCGGCAGCCCGCCTTATTCCTCTTTGAATATGGCTTTGCATGTCGGCGATATGATTGAGGATGTTTTACATAACAGACGAATATTTCTAGCCGGAATAGGACGCTCACCAGAAGATTGTGTCGCCGCTGAACAGGTTCATGGTACCGCTATTCGATTTGTGACAGAAACAGACCGGGGGAGGGGTATGCAGAACTTGGTATCGGCACTACCGTGCTGTGATGGGATACTTACGGCGCAGGATGTAGGATTACTTAGTTTTTATGCGGATTGTGTGCCTGTCTTCTTTTTCCATCCGCGCAGCAGAATCATTGGGCTTGCGCATGCCGGCTGGAGAGGAACGGCCGGCAATATTGTCCAAGAAATGGTGAACAGGATAATTCAAGCCGGAGCTAATGCAGAAGAATGTTTGGCCGCGGTCGGCCCCTGCATCGGACCTTGCTGTTATGTCATTGGAGATTCCGTCGCTTCAATATTTCGAGAAAAATGGAATGAACCTTCCGTGCTTTCGGAAACAGCACCGGGTGAGTATAGTCTCGATTTGCAGGAAGCAAACCGTCAGTTGCTGATTTCCGCCGGAATTCGCGCAGAGAATATATTAATCGCTCAAATGTGTACATCCTGTCATCCTGGAGAATTCTTTTCTTATAGGAGAGAAGGGATAACCGGCAGGATGGCCGCTTATATTGGATTCTCATAA
- a CDS encoding YggS family pyridoxal phosphate-dependent enzyme, translating into MSIVNNISEVQQKISAAAARAGRSSKDITLLAVSKTVPEDRIMEAHRAGLRAFGENKVQEWQAKHLSLPQDCQWHIIGRLQTNKVKYLEDIAFIHSLDRFALLEKLNLEGEKRQIRWKTLVQVNVARDKAKAGLEIEELQDFMDSVHDFPYVTVHGLMTIGALDAGPGETRGYFRKLREIRNDLLTKGAGGPNGLPHLSMGMSQDYEIAVEEGSTIVRVGSMIFGHRN; encoded by the coding sequence ATGAGTATAGTCAATAACATTTCAGAAGTACAGCAAAAAATTTCGGCAGCTGCTGCGAGAGCAGGCCGTAGCTCGAAAGATATCACACTTCTGGCCGTATCCAAGACAGTACCCGAAGACAGGATCATGGAGGCACACAGGGCAGGTTTAAGGGCTTTCGGAGAAAATAAAGTACAGGAGTGGCAGGCCAAGCACCTCTCGCTGCCGCAGGATTGCCAATGGCATATCATTGGCCGTCTACAGACGAATAAGGTAAAATACCTAGAAGACATCGCGTTCATTCATTCGCTGGACCGCTTTGCGCTGCTGGAGAAGCTGAATCTGGAAGGGGAAAAGCGCCAGATCAGATGGAAGACGCTTGTCCAGGTAAATGTTGCAAGGGATAAGGCCAAAGCTGGTCTCGAGATCGAAGAGCTTCAGGACTTTATGGACAGCGTACACGACTTTCCCTATGTGACCGTTCACGGACTAATGACGATTGGTGCCCTTGATGCCGGACCCGGAGAAACAAGAGGGTATTTCCGAAAACTCAGGGAGATCAGAAATGATTTACTGACGAAAGGTGCCGGAGGGCCTAATGGGCTTCCCCATTTGTCTATGGGAATGAGCCAGGATTATGAAATTGCCGTCGAAGAGGGCTCTACAATTGTCCGAGTCGGAAGCATGATTTTCGGACACAGGAATTAA
- a CDS encoding RluA family pseudouridine synthase, whose product MTNHHFEEEPQDHFIEDPDSEERQLVQAAPGQRLDTALAECTLLSRSYIQNLIQQERVLVNSQLKKANYRVQEEDRVEISIPPAQKLDVLPEELPLDIVYEDDDLLVVNKPQGMVVHPAPGAWNGTLVNALLYHCQNLSGINGVIRPGIIHRIDKDTSGLLVVAKTDDAHHHLAHQIKEHSVGRSYRAIVHGLMSEPSGTVNAPIGRDPKDRKKMAVIFKNSRNAVTHYYVLERFLQFTAIKAVLDTGRTHQIRVHMAYLKHPVLGDPLYGPKKNPFGLTGQVLHAETLSFVHPRTEEKMTFTADPPESFRDVLAKLKNSD is encoded by the coding sequence ATGACGAATCATCATTTTGAAGAAGAACCGCAGGATCATTTTATCGAGGATCCGGACAGCGAGGAACGGCAGCTTGTTCAGGCAGCTCCCGGCCAGCGGCTGGATACGGCACTGGCGGAATGTACCTTACTGAGCAGAAGCTATATACAAAACCTTATCCAACAGGAACGCGTGCTTGTCAACAGCCAACTTAAGAAGGCCAATTACCGGGTTCAGGAAGAAGACCGTGTTGAGATCAGTATTCCTCCTGCGCAGAAGCTGGATGTTCTGCCTGAAGAATTACCGCTGGATATTGTGTATGAAGACGATGATCTTCTCGTCGTCAATAAACCCCAGGGCATGGTGGTGCATCCTGCTCCTGGTGCATGGAACGGAACGCTGGTTAACGCACTGCTGTATCACTGCCAAAACCTTTCCGGGATTAATGGTGTCATCCGCCCGGGAATTATTCACCGGATCGACAAAGATACTTCCGGGTTGTTGGTCGTTGCCAAAACGGATGACGCGCATCATCATCTTGCCCACCAGATTAAAGAGCATAGTGTCGGACGAAGCTACAGGGCCATCGTTCACGGGTTGATGTCGGAGCCGTCGGGAACTGTGAATGCACCCATTGGCAGAGATCCAAAGGATCGTAAGAAAATGGCGGTTATTTTTAAGAATTCCCGTAATGCAGTGACGCACTATTATGTTCTGGAACGATTTTTGCAATTTACTGCGATCAAAGCGGTGTTGGATACAGGAAGGACCCACCAGATTAGAGTGCATATGGCCTATTTGAAACACCCTGTGCTGGGAGACCCGCTTTACGGGCCAAAGAAAAATCCTTTTGGCTTGACCGGACAGGTTCTTCATGCCGAGACGCTGAGTTTTGTTCATCCACGGACCGAAGAAAAGATGACATTTACGGCAGATCCACCCGAATCATTTCGGGATGTTCTGGCAAAGCTAAAGAATAGTGATTGA
- a CDS encoding sigma-E processing peptidase SpoIIGA, with translation MVYLDIILFINGAMDAFLLVFTAHLLRKKIQILNLFGAVLLGELPIVFIIFGPSWVITASRILIPVGMVAVALKTKTIPDLAKGLLYFSLLASLSAGSYYALAGWLGLEGSGLALKDLWVLPVIALILIAGCQVWEKIQKTTLFLDNVCYEVELSFENGRQAQIKALLDTGNELRDPLTGTPVMVVEEKAVAQALPEVIQRFLLMPWRESANPWTYIWNSEDPCIQKMVFISARGINGQTWLPGIRLGSVKIRQGGKVWEHAVTAALVPHGLNSEGKFVALLHPEHIQMPVGKEEIA, from the coding sequence CATCTGCTTCGTAAAAAGATACAGATTTTAAATCTTTTTGGGGCAGTTCTTCTTGGTGAGCTGCCAATCGTATTTATCATCTTTGGACCCTCATGGGTCATCACTGCTTCCAGAATCCTGATTCCTGTTGGCATGGTCGCAGTGGCTTTAAAGACCAAAACAATCCCTGATCTGGCTAAAGGACTCCTGTATTTCAGCCTTCTGGCATCCTTAAGCGCCGGAAGTTATTATGCGCTGGCAGGCTGGCTTGGGTTGGAAGGCTCAGGGCTGGCTTTAAAGGATTTATGGGTCCTGCCTGTGATTGCCCTGATTCTGATCGCAGGATGCCAGGTCTGGGAGAAAATCCAAAAAACGACATTGTTTTTGGACAATGTCTGCTATGAGGTTGAGCTGTCTTTTGAGAATGGCCGGCAGGCGCAGATTAAGGCACTGCTGGACACCGGAAACGAACTGCGGGATCCGCTGACCGGGACACCTGTAATGGTCGTGGAAGAAAAAGCTGTGGCCCAAGCCCTGCCGGAAGTAATTCAGAGGTTTCTGCTTATGCCTTGGAGAGAAAGTGCCAACCCCTGGACTTATATCTGGAACAGTGAAGACCCTTGTATACAAAAGATGGTGTTTATCTCCGCCAGGGGAATCAATGGACAGACCTGGCTGCCGGGAATCCGGCTCGGATCTGTTAAGATCCGTCAGGGGGGAAAAGTATGGGAACATGCAGTTACCGCTGCCTTAGTCCCGCATGGTCTTAATTCGGAAGGCAAATTTGTGGCCCTACTGCATCCGGAACATATTCAAATGCCAGTTGGCAAGGAGGAGATCGCCTGA
- a CDS encoding cell division protein SepF, which produces MAKILDKFIGIMGFGDDEDDFEPEELEEEYSGRAEKSRNSSFRDNALREPAQSESFSRETYKDNAMKRKQASVVSIHTQKQVRVIVVEPVSFEEAQGIAEHLKARKSVILNLERTDGHLSQRIVDFISGTTYALGGNMQKVGNGIFLFVPNNVDISGELNYKTTERDILWPKINN; this is translated from the coding sequence ATGGCAAAGATACTTGACAAATTTATAGGTATTATGGGTTTTGGGGACGATGAGGACGATTTTGAACCTGAAGAATTAGAAGAAGAGTATTCCGGAAGAGCAGAAAAGTCCAGAAACAGCAGCTTCAGAGATAATGCGCTCCGAGAACCCGCTCAGAGCGAATCCTTCAGCAGGGAAACATACAAAGACAATGCCATGAAAAGAAAACAGGCTTCTGTGGTCAGCATTCATACCCAAAAGCAGGTAAGGGTCATCGTCGTAGAGCCGGTCTCTTTTGAGGAAGCTCAGGGAATTGCAGAGCACCTTAAAGCTCGTAAATCAGTTATTCTGAACCTGGAACGGACCGACGGTCATCTGTCACAGCGGATCGTTGATTTTATCAGCGGTACAACCTATGCTTTAGGTGGGAATATGCAGAAGGTTGGCAATGGTATTTTCCTATTTGTCCCAAACAATGTGGACATTAGCGGCGAGCTGAATTACAAAACAACCGAGCGGGATATTCTCTGGCCTAAAATCAACAATTAA
- a CDS encoding YlmC/YmxH family sporulation protein: MRVSELRVLDIINIEDGRRLGPVIDLDLDLEKGIVKGIVIMASSRAKGFFGNGRTGDVFVPWEKVIKIGIDVILVDGRDLININY; this comes from the coding sequence ATGAGAGTCTCTGAATTGAGGGTACTCGATATTATCAATATAGAGGACGGGCGGCGCTTAGGGCCGGTCATCGACCTTGATCTGGATTTGGAAAAAGGGATTGTGAAAGGGATCGTTATCATGGCTTCCTCCCGGGCGAAAGGCTTCTTTGGTAACGGGAGAACGGGCGACGTATTTGTTCCTTGGGAAAAAGTGATTAAAATTGGTATTGATGTAATCCTGGTCGATGGCAGGGATTTAATCAATATCAACTATTAA
- a CDS encoding phosphate propanoyltransferase — MHTFLVPVGISNRHLHLSEEHISQLFGENSTLTKKKDLSQPGQFAAEETVTLIGPKGKLEGVRVLGPARDETQIELAVTDAIKLGLNISARDSGNTKGTPGIDIIAGDKKVSLEHGVIAAMRHIHASEDDALQYGIKDKDMVKVLFEGPRGGILHNVLVRVKSTYALDLHIDTDEANALGLKNGDTGTVIVED, encoded by the coding sequence ATGCATACATTTTTGGTTCCGGTTGGAATATCCAATCGACATCTTCACCTTTCTGAGGAACATATCAGCCAGCTTTTTGGTGAAAACAGTACACTTACTAAAAAGAAAGACTTAAGTCAGCCCGGACAGTTTGCGGCTGAAGAAACTGTAACGCTGATCGGTCCCAAAGGGAAGCTTGAGGGAGTCCGTGTCCTAGGGCCTGCCCGTGATGAAACTCAGATTGAACTTGCTGTGACAGATGCGATTAAACTGGGATTAAACATTTCGGCAAGAGATTCCGGCAATACCAAAGGGACACCCGGCATTGATATTATAGCAGGAGATAAAAAAGTAAGTCTGGAACACGGAGTCATTGCCGCGATGCGTCACATCCATGCCAGTGAAGACGATGCGCTGCAGTATGGCATTAAGGATAAGGATATGGTTAAAGTACTTTTTGAAGGACCCCGCGGCGGTATTCTGCATAACGTTCTGGTCAGAGTAAAATCAACTTATGCGCTGGATCTGCACATCGATACCGATGAAGCGAATGCGCTGGGGCTTAAGAACGGAGATACCGGAACGGTAATCGTTGAGGATTAA
- the sigE gene encoding RNA polymerase sporulation sigma factor SigE has protein sequence MNRIKRYYRAVMSVFKSKLIFLSLKLHRVREIFYVGSSEALPPPLRLEEEEYLITRLEHGDLSVKDMLIERNLRLVVYISRKFENTGIGIEDLVSIGTIGLIKAVNTFDPAKKIKLATYASRCIENEILMYLRRNNKIRTEVSFDEPLNIDWDGNELLLSDVLGTENDIISRPIEEEVDRQLLDLAMGSLSEREKLIMELRFGMGGCEEKTQKEVADRLGISQSYISRLEKRIIRRLRKEFVRLE, from the coding sequence ATGAATCGCATTAAACGGTACTATAGGGCAGTAATGTCAGTATTTAAGAGTAAATTAATTTTTTTGTCCCTGAAACTGCACCGGGTAAGGGAGATCTTCTATGTCGGTAGCAGCGAAGCCCTGCCGCCCCCGCTGCGACTGGAAGAAGAGGAGTATCTGATCACGAGACTAGAGCATGGGGACCTTTCGGTGAAAGATATGCTGATCGAGCGCAACCTAAGACTAGTTGTGTATATCTCCCGCAAATTTGAGAACACGGGAATCGGTATTGAGGATTTGGTCTCGATCGGGACGATCGGTTTGATTAAAGCGGTTAATACCTTTGATCCCGCCAAGAAAATCAAGCTGGCCACTTACGCTTCCCGTTGCATTGAAAATGAAATTCTGATGTATCTGCGTAGAAATAATAAAATAAGGACAGAGGTTTCTTTCGATGAACCTCTGAATATCGACTGGGATGGCAATGAGCTGCTTCTGTCCGATGTACTGGGAACCGAGAATGATATCATCTCGCGCCCGATCGAAGAGGAAGTTGACAGGCAGCTGTTGGATCTCGCTATGGGCAGTCTGAGTGAGCGCGAAAAACTGATCATGGAGCTTAGATTCGGCATGGGCGGATGCGAAGAAAAGACGCAAAAGGAGGTGGCTGACCGCCTCGGAATCTCGCAATCATACATATCCAGACTCGAAAAGCGCATTATACGCAGGCTGCGGAAAGAATTTGTCCGGCTGGAATAA